A stretch of DNA from Nitrospinota bacterium:
GAGACGACCCTCAAGCAGACCTTCACCCGTCGCAGCGCCGTGGGCATCGATCGGGCCGGACGCATCCTCCTCGTGCTGGCCATGACCACCGGACCAGAAGCGACCATGACCCTGGCGGAGCTCGGAGCCATCCTGAGGATGCCAGAGGCCGAAGGAGGTCTCGCCTGCCTCGATGCGCTCGCCCTCGACGGGGGCGGCTCATCACAGCTCCTGGTCAACGCCGGGGGGGCTTCCTTCTTCGAGGTCTCAGGCGAGTGGCCGGTGGTCACCGCCATCGGCGTGTTCTACCCAGCCGCGGTGATGCCGCCTGTGGAGGAGGCCCCGACGATCGAGCAGCTACCTACTGGCCCTGGCCCCTCGGCCCCCTCGGCCCCCTTGATCCCCCCGAGGCGAAAGCGACCCTCCATCTTCCGGCCCTGGGAGTAATGGGCTTTAAGGGGTCCTCACGTTCGACCCTCGGCAGAGCCGCCTCAAAGCGAGCCCGGCTCC
This window harbors:
- a CDS encoding phosphodiester glycosidase family protein, producing ETTLKQTFTRRSAVGIDRAGRILLVLAMTTGPEATMTLAELGAILRMPEAEGGLACLDALALDGGGSSQLLVNAGGASFFEVSGEWPVVTAIGVFYPAAVMPPVEEAPTIEQLPTGPGPSAPSAPLIPPRRKRPSIFRPWE